The following coding sequences are from one Cystobacter fuscus DSM 2262 window:
- a CDS encoding DUF6310 domain-containing protein, producing the protein MGPLLAVLVLLYPSSTTGPEIDRRPPWVDAQREFEARLQDVSESSRQLMVELEAQPRPAKAAARAPSPQKQPASVLVEEDDPRCKPVPVKHLGGNDPHNKCADLMPNNSFSGWDVFVNGKNFDALQLATLTLWDVKTDDFDKHSSRSQDFLARVKLPELQREDRLARQCGYNFIVGVKSAAHKAVLFKLDRTLKVVVMDWC; encoded by the coding sequence GTGGGCCCGTTGCTTGCGGTCCTCGTCCTGCTCTACCCCTCCAGCACCACCGGGCCGGAGATCGACCGTCGCCCGCCCTGGGTCGACGCTCAACGGGAGTTCGAGGCACGGCTGCAGGACGTCTCGGAATCCTCGCGGCAACTCATGGTGGAACTTGAGGCCCAGCCTCGTCCGGCGAAAGCAGCGGCCCGAGCGCCCTCGCCGCAGAAGCAGCCCGCGTCCGTCCTCGTGGAGGAAGACGACCCGAGATGCAAGCCCGTTCCGGTGAAGCACTTGGGCGGGAATGACCCGCACAACAAATGCGCCGACCTGATGCCGAACAACAGCTTCTCCGGTTGGGATGTGTTCGTGAATGGGAAGAACTTCGACGCGCTGCAACTGGCCACGCTCACGCTGTGGGACGTCAAAACGGATGACTTCGACAAGCACTCGTCTCGGTCCCAGGACTTTCTTGCTAGAGTGAAGTTGCCGGAATTACAACGCGAGGACAGGCTCGCCAGACAGTGTGGGTATAACTTCATCGTTGGCGTCAAAAGCGCCGCGCACAAAGCCGTGTTGTTCAAACTAGACCGTACCCTCAAAGTTGTCGTCATGGATTGGTGCTGA
- a CDS encoding DUF5953 family protein — MAATQKSLHLTVYAPALVGDDGRPLAIVHGMERAVPGLRLGWTTSERDDLIALPHRDEWVATDRTDNGFPFLCNDDENRVVTLTGWENARGLAADMTPHFEVHARLPHDEAGIAAAADALEAVAEGAHAIWGHMDPDGVAETVAQQFRHPGDAPHVPPEGLPSLKLPWDIPAPEIPHFLGWLNYWSAAAANAIGFPDPARDAEMLARSRRTATGGWVVRLTEAPLDLDNPAHLDALRRAYERFPEIGGRSTP, encoded by the coding sequence ATGGCAGCCACGCAAAAATCCTTACACCTTACCGTCTACGCACCTGCGCTTGTGGGCGACGATGGGCGCCCTCTTGCCATCGTCCATGGAATGGAGCGCGCGGTTCCCGGCTTGCGGCTGGGGTGGACGACTTCTGAAAGGGACGACCTCATTGCATTGCCTCACCGTGATGAGTGGGTCGCGACAGACAGGACAGACAACGGGTTTCCGTTCCTCTGCAATGACGACGAGAATCGCGTCGTGACGCTTACCGGATGGGAGAACGCGAGAGGCCTTGCCGCGGACATGACGCCACACTTTGAAGTCCACGCCAGGCTGCCACACGACGAAGCAGGTATTGCGGCGGCAGCGGATGCGCTGGAAGCCGTAGCGGAGGGCGCTCACGCGATCTGGGGACACATGGATCCGGATGGGGTGGCCGAGACAGTGGCGCAGCAGTTTCGCCACCCGGGGGATGCTCCGCATGTCCCGCCTGAAGGGCTGCCCTCGCTCAAACTCCCATGGGACATCCCCGCGCCTGAGATTCCGCACTTCCTCGGGTGGCTGAACTACTGGTCGGCTGCGGCCGCAAACGCCATCGGCTTCCCGGACCCGGCCCGCGATGCGGAGATGCTCGCGCGCTCACGGCGTACCGCGACGGGCGGGTGGGTTGTCCGGCTCACCGAGGCGCCGCTCGACCTGGACAACCCCGCCCACCTGGACGCACTCAGGCGGGCCTACGAGCGATTCCCGGAAATCGGCGGGCGCTCCACCCCTTGA
- a CDS encoding HNH endonuclease — translation MVGGVITKDEMEAVYTQRMAKKGAPGRDIYDKLISAPAQGRCPLCAQRLVTTLDHHLPKAHYPALAVAPLNLVPSCADCNKAKLDIAPRAATDVPLHPYFDDIDQERWLYAEVIKTRPAALRFYVDAPNTWDVVLQRRVRTHFKTLGLARLYATEAAEELFNIHHYLGDIHAATGTDAVRSHLQERAASCRHSRRNGWRTAAYDAWAASDWFCGGGFM, via the coding sequence TTGGTTGGTGGTGTCATCACCAAGGATGAAATGGAGGCGGTTTATACTCAGCGAATGGCGAAGAAGGGCGCACCCGGACGAGATATCTACGACAAGCTGATCTCGGCACCGGCCCAAGGCCGGTGCCCACTGTGCGCCCAGCGCCTCGTTACGACGCTCGATCATCATCTACCGAAGGCACACTATCCGGCATTGGCTGTCGCGCCGCTCAACCTCGTGCCGTCCTGCGCGGACTGCAATAAGGCAAAGCTGGATATCGCCCCGCGTGCGGCTACAGACGTGCCGCTCCATCCCTACTTTGATGACATTGACCAAGAGCGCTGGCTTTACGCGGAAGTAATTAAGACGCGCCCTGCGGCACTGCGATTCTACGTCGATGCTCCTAATACCTGGGATGTCGTTCTCCAGCGGCGCGTCCGCACCCATTTCAAGACGCTGGGGCTAGCTAGACTATACGCGACCGAGGCCGCCGAGGAACTGTTCAACATTCATCATTACTTGGGCGACATTCATGCTGCCACTGGGACCGATGCCGTCCGGTCGCATCTGCAGGAGCGCGCCGCGAGCTGTCGCCACAGTCGCCGAAACGGGTGGCGGACGGCGGCGTATGATGCGTGGGCAGCGAGCGATTGGTTTTGTGGCGGCGGCTTCATGTAG
- a CDS encoding SGNH/GDSL hydrolase family protein encodes MNLARCLGLTLVLGMAGCEPFDPWYDFPANDNRLQYVGRVDRTNPEAPIYAHPGTTIRFRCDCTGVDVSFEDKGKGGDEHTNFVNILVDGEQAAKVELRPEGGMLRGARALPAGEHVIEIVKRTESYAGNIRFLGLSLQGSLLDPPPWPLRRMEFIGDSITCGYGNEVRIYAPTYTEPNTGYHSKNEDISKAYGSLLGRKYNADVITTCISGMGVYRNLNGATGDKAFPNLYRRIFPGQDKPLWDTELFEPEVIVINLGNNDFNVRDESNTPSAPPAQPFQDAYKAFVQQLRGYYPDAKIVCTLGPLMNDNYPKGRKHWTLIQKYVSDMVDVLQEEGDSNVYYFAYTPVLTDPYGEDWHPTAEVHAAMAKELGAFLDANVF; translated from the coding sequence ATGAATCTCGCGCGCTGTTTGGGGTTGACGCTCGTACTCGGCATGGCTGGATGTGAGCCTTTCGATCCCTGGTACGACTTCCCCGCGAATGACAACCGGTTGCAGTACGTCGGACGCGTGGATCGCACCAATCCGGAGGCGCCGATCTATGCGCACCCGGGGACCACCATCCGCTTTCGCTGTGATTGCACCGGCGTGGACGTGTCTTTCGAGGACAAGGGCAAGGGCGGCGACGAGCACACCAACTTCGTCAACATCCTCGTGGATGGCGAGCAGGCCGCCAAGGTCGAACTGCGGCCCGAGGGCGGGATGCTCCGGGGCGCACGGGCCCTGCCTGCTGGCGAACACGTCATCGAGATCGTCAAGCGGACCGAGTCCTATGCCGGCAACATCCGCTTCCTGGGGCTCAGCCTCCAGGGCAGCCTGTTGGATCCACCCCCCTGGCCCTTGCGGCGCATGGAGTTCATCGGCGACTCCATCACCTGCGGCTATGGCAACGAGGTGCGCATCTACGCCCCCACCTACACCGAGCCGAACACCGGCTACCACTCGAAGAACGAAGACATCTCCAAGGCCTATGGCTCACTGCTGGGCCGCAAGTACAACGCCGATGTGATCACCACCTGCATCTCGGGCATGGGCGTCTACCGCAACCTGAATGGCGCGACGGGAGACAAGGCCTTTCCCAACCTCTACCGGCGCATCTTCCCCGGCCAGGACAAGCCGCTCTGGGACACCGAGCTCTTCGAGCCCGAGGTCATCGTCATCAACCTGGGCAACAATGACTTCAACGTGCGCGATGAGAGCAACACGCCGAGCGCCCCGCCCGCCCAGCCCTTCCAGGACGCCTACAAGGCCTTCGTCCAGCAGCTGCGTGGGTACTACCCCGATGCGAAGATCGTCTGCACCCTCGGCCCGCTGATGAACGACAACTATCCCAAGGGCCGCAAGCACTGGACGCTCATCCAGAAGTACGTCTCCGACATGGTGGATGTCCTCCAGGAGGAGGGAGACTCGAATGTCTACTACTTCGCCTATACCCCCGTCCTGACCGACCCCTACGGCGAGGACTGGCACCCCACGGCCGAGGTCCATGCGGCGATGGCCAAGGAACTGGGCGCCTTTCTCGACGCGAACGTGTTCTGA
- a CDS encoding cytochrome P450 produces the protein MSTEGFQTIWNPAPSGVCGNMGRMTPPSVPFDLNPVSPQNLADPIPFYRELQRQAPVYWAEPINTWLVSRHEDVVASFRDPRLSANRTAFFEHQVQSLGPASIQDFMKIIRNQVFMKDGAEHIRLRRNMNPGFTAQSLDKWRPAIRHTMEQLLERVQARGQMDLVKEISYELPPLVIAELLGIPVEDRERFRAWSKPIADFSSPAPDADMGVLGKEVNRAMMAFSGYLTRIVEERRSAPGPDVISQMVSAEEEGKLTTEEVVSNALLLLFAGHTTTTDQFSNCVHALLTSPDQLKALRDNAGLLGSTIEESIRFNPAVPFIGRVAVEDFELRGQTIRKGSHVMFALGAANRDPEVFSEPDRFDITRDMTQTRHVGFGFGPHQCIGSGLARRELEIALELLLQRLPGLRLDEEHTPIKHHSLAFRGFSSLHVRW, from the coding sequence ATGTCCACTGAAGGCTTCCAGACCATCTGGAATCCAGCTCCGAGCGGCGTATGCGGTAACATGGGGCGCATGACGCCTCCCTCCGTGCCGTTCGATCTCAACCCCGTCAGTCCCCAGAACCTCGCGGACCCGATTCCGTTCTACCGGGAGCTCCAGCGCCAGGCGCCCGTGTACTGGGCGGAACCCATCAATACCTGGCTCGTGTCCCGCCACGAGGACGTGGTGGCCAGCTTCCGCGACCCGCGCCTGAGCGCCAACCGGACGGCGTTCTTCGAGCACCAGGTGCAGAGCCTCGGCCCGGCCAGCATCCAGGACTTCATGAAGATCATCCGCAATCAGGTGTTCATGAAGGATGGCGCCGAGCACATCCGGCTGCGCCGCAACATGAACCCGGGCTTCACGGCCCAGTCGCTCGACAAATGGCGGCCCGCCATCCGCCACACGATGGAGCAGCTGCTCGAGCGCGTCCAGGCGCGTGGCCAGATGGATCTGGTGAAGGAGATCTCCTACGAGCTGCCCCCGCTCGTCATCGCCGAGCTGCTCGGCATCCCGGTGGAGGATCGCGAGCGTTTCCGGGCCTGGTCCAAGCCCATCGCCGACTTCTCGAGCCCCGCGCCGGACGCGGACATGGGCGTGCTCGGCAAAGAGGTCAACCGGGCGATGATGGCGTTCAGTGGCTATCTGACGCGGATCGTCGAGGAGCGCCGGAGCGCGCCCGGGCCGGACGTCATCAGCCAGATGGTGAGCGCCGAGGAGGAGGGCAAGCTGACGACGGAGGAGGTGGTCTCCAACGCGCTGCTGCTGCTGTTCGCCGGGCACACCACCACCACGGACCAGTTCAGCAACTGCGTCCATGCGCTGCTGACCTCCCCCGATCAGTTGAAGGCGCTGCGGGACAACGCCGGCCTGCTCGGCTCCACCATCGAGGAGAGCATCCGCTTCAACCCGGCGGTGCCCTTCATCGGCCGCGTCGCCGTGGAGGACTTCGAGCTGCGCGGGCAGACGATCCGCAAGGGCTCGCACGTGATGTTCGCCCTGGGCGCCGCCAACCGCGACCCCGAGGTGTTCTCCGAGCCGGATCGGTTCGACATCACCCGGGACATGACGCAGACGCGGCACGTGGGCTTCGGGTTCGGTCCGCACCAGTGCATCGGGTCCGGCCTGGCCCGCCGCGAGCTGGAGATCGCCCTCGAGCTGCTGCTCCAACGGCTGCCCGGCCTGCGCCTGGACGAGGAGCACACGCCCATCAAGCACCACAGCCTGGCCTTCCGCGGGTTCTCCTCGCTGCACGTCCGGTGGTAG
- a CDS encoding SDR family NAD(P)-dependent oxidoreductase has translation MKSVKGRVAAITGAGSGIGRATAELLARNGCHVAISDVNEQGLEQTAEKCRVHGARVHTARVDVANREAVHAWADEVARELGAVHLVINNAGVALGATIEDTRYEDFEWLMNINFWGVVHGTKAFLPHLKAAGEGHIVNVSSVFGLIAVPTQAAYNAAKFAVKGFTEALRQELEVEGLPIGVTCVHPGGIKTNIARSARSIPRMGWVGPDSSADFEKLFSTTPERAASDILSAILKNRRRQLIGSDAVVIDLLQRLLPTLYQRLLVAGARRRWRKMMLSAGPPS, from the coding sequence ATGAAGTCGGTGAAGGGAAGGGTCGCGGCCATCACGGGCGCGGGTTCGGGAATCGGCCGCGCGACGGCCGAGCTGCTCGCGCGCAACGGCTGCCATGTGGCCATCTCCGACGTGAACGAGCAGGGGCTCGAGCAGACGGCGGAGAAGTGCCGGGTCCACGGCGCGCGGGTGCACACGGCGCGGGTGGACGTCGCGAATCGCGAGGCGGTGCACGCCTGGGCCGACGAGGTGGCGCGGGAGCTGGGCGCGGTCCACCTCGTCATCAACAACGCCGGGGTCGCCCTGGGCGCCACCATCGAGGACACCCGGTACGAGGACTTCGAGTGGCTCATGAACATCAACTTCTGGGGCGTGGTGCACGGCACCAAGGCCTTCCTGCCGCACCTCAAGGCGGCGGGAGAGGGCCACATCGTCAACGTCTCGAGCGTCTTCGGGCTCATCGCCGTGCCGACCCAGGCGGCCTACAACGCCGCGAAGTTCGCCGTGAAGGGCTTCACCGAGGCGCTGCGCCAGGAACTGGAAGTCGAGGGACTCCCCATCGGCGTCACGTGCGTGCACCCGGGCGGCATCAAGACGAACATCGCCCGGAGCGCCCGGAGCATCCCCCGGATGGGCTGGGTGGGGCCGGACTCCTCCGCGGACTTCGAGAAGCTCTTCTCCACCACGCCCGAGCGCGCCGCGTCCGACATCCTCTCCGCCATCCTCAAGAACCGGCGGCGCCAGCTCATCGGCTCGGACGCCGTGGTCATCGACCTGCTGCAGCGCCTGCTGCCCACGCTCTACCAGCGCCTGCTGGTGGCGGGCGCGCGGCGGCGGTGGAGGAAGATGATGCTGTCCGCAGGACCTCCCTCCTGA
- a CDS encoding metal-dependent hydrolase, which produces MTTLAPRRDPPEVRDFRFDLSDVPKYWHGGRRAVTLFFDNLSVFFPAGERFFMASVKAYRHRVEDERLQREVDAFCEQEGHHSREHVRYNKMLARHGYPVAAMEQRVERHLRYVSTHVPRGRQLAATCALEHFTALLASLVLKDPRMMEGAHPKMAELWRWHAAEENEHKAVAFDVYTAIGGTWRARCFVMLLTTLSFWGRVFGHQVRLMHAEGILFSVREWFDLARFLFIRPGGMLGLLGPYLSYYRPGFHPWEHDTSALLAQWKTAYGAEPPRSA; this is translated from the coding sequence ATGACGACCCTGGCGCCAAGAAGGGATCCCCCGGAGGTGCGTGACTTTCGCTTCGACCTCTCGGACGTGCCGAAGTACTGGCACGGCGGACGGCGGGCGGTCACGCTCTTCTTCGACAACCTGTCGGTGTTCTTCCCCGCGGGCGAGCGCTTCTTCATGGCGAGTGTGAAGGCGTACCGCCACCGGGTGGAGGATGAACGGCTCCAACGAGAGGTGGATGCCTTCTGCGAGCAGGAGGGCCACCACAGCCGGGAGCACGTCCGGTACAACAAGATGCTCGCCCGCCACGGTTACCCCGTGGCGGCCATGGAGCAACGGGTGGAACGGCACCTGCGGTACGTCTCCACGCACGTCCCTCGCGGCAGACAGCTCGCGGCCACCTGTGCGTTGGAGCACTTCACGGCGCTGCTGGCGAGCCTCGTCTTGAAGGATCCGCGGATGATGGAGGGGGCCCACCCGAAGATGGCCGAGCTGTGGCGCTGGCATGCCGCCGAGGAGAACGAGCACAAGGCCGTGGCGTTCGACGTCTACACCGCCATCGGAGGCACCTGGCGGGCGCGGTGTTTCGTCATGCTGCTGACGACGCTGTCGTTCTGGGGCCGCGTCTTCGGGCACCAGGTCCGGCTGATGCACGCGGAGGGCATCCTCTTCTCCGTGCGCGAGTGGTTCGATCTCGCGCGATTCCTGTTCATCCGACCCGGAGGGATGCTCGGGCTGCTGGGTCCGTACCTGAGCTACTACCGGCCCGGCTTCCATCCATGGGAGCACGACACTTCCGCGCTGCTTGCTCAGTGGAAGACAGCGTATGGCGCCGAGCCGCCCCGCTCGGCATGA
- a CDS encoding VOC family protein has translation MTVRFNHTIIAAKDKVRSARFLAELLGLPEPQPFGPFQAVKLDDGVSLDYIESGVDIPGQHYAFLVSDDVFDALISKIRERGIQHWADPHGQHPGEINTHDGGRGVYFQDPSGHFMEAITVPYGGW, from the coding sequence ATGACCGTCCGTTTCAACCACACGATCATCGCCGCGAAGGACAAGGTGCGCTCCGCGCGATTCCTCGCCGAGCTCCTCGGGCTGCCCGAGCCGCAACCCTTCGGGCCCTTCCAGGCGGTCAAGCTGGATGACGGGGTGTCGCTCGACTACATCGAATCCGGCGTCGACATCCCCGGCCAGCACTATGCATTCCTCGTCTCGGACGACGTGTTCGACGCGCTGATCTCCAAGATCCGCGAGCGCGGAATCCAGCACTGGGCCGACCCGCACGGCCAGCACCCCGGGGAGATCAACACCCACGACGGGGGCCGAGGGGTCTACTTCCAGGATCCCTCGGGTCACTTCATGGAGGCCATCACCGTCCCCTACGGCGGTTGGTGA
- a CDS encoding DmpA family aminopeptidase, which produces MNLRVFVPLAALFLMGLAPTPPKEDAAPRKPRARALGITFGGQAGPLDAITDVPGVEVGQTTLISGEGKRTVGQGPVRTGVTAVLPRGRARLAESVFAATYALNGNGEMTGTHWVNESGLLTGPVMLTNTNSVGVVRDAVVSWGVQHGAAWELALPVVAETYDGLLNDIDGFHVKAEHAVRAIDGARGGPVAEGNVGGGTGMICHGFKGGIGTASRRLPASLGGYTLGVLVQCNYGSRSLFSVEGVPVGQEIKDLLPCHTGNEAPSSAFTKDLKPCAQRAEVAPRSVSEGLGSIIVVVATDAPLLPHQLGRIARRVPLAIGKMGGLGEDSSGDIFLAFSTQPTKPPAGSRVAQVGFLDNEHLNPLFEATVQATQEAILNALLAAETQTGADGVRVFALPHDRLTQALRKYGRLPPAR; this is translated from the coding sequence ATGAACCTCCGCGTCTTCGTCCCTTTGGCCGCGCTGTTCCTCATGGGTCTCGCCCCGACTCCTCCGAAGGAGGACGCCGCTCCCCGGAAGCCCCGGGCGCGCGCGCTGGGCATCACCTTCGGTGGCCAGGCGGGCCCGCTCGATGCGATCACCGACGTGCCCGGGGTGGAGGTGGGCCAGACGACGCTCATCTCCGGCGAGGGCAAGCGCACGGTGGGCCAGGGCCCGGTGCGCACGGGCGTCACCGCCGTGCTGCCCCGGGGCCGCGCCCGGCTGGCCGAGTCCGTGTTCGCCGCCACCTACGCCCTCAATGGCAATGGCGAGATGACGGGCACGCATTGGGTGAACGAGTCGGGCCTGCTCACCGGCCCCGTCATGCTGACCAACACCAACAGCGTGGGGGTGGTGCGCGACGCGGTGGTGTCGTGGGGCGTCCAGCATGGCGCGGCGTGGGAGCTGGCCCTGCCGGTGGTGGCGGAGACCTATGACGGCCTCCTCAACGACATCGATGGGTTCCACGTGAAGGCGGAGCATGCCGTGCGTGCCATCGACGGGGCGCGTGGGGGACCGGTGGCCGAGGGGAACGTGGGCGGCGGCACGGGGATGATCTGCCACGGCTTCAAGGGAGGGATTGGAACGGCCTCGCGCCGGCTGCCCGCGTCGCTCGGGGGCTACACGCTCGGCGTGCTGGTGCAGTGCAACTACGGCAGCCGCTCCCTCTTCTCGGTGGAGGGGGTTCCGGTGGGCCAGGAGATCAAGGATCTCTTGCCCTGCCACACGGGGAACGAGGCGCCTTCCTCCGCGTTCACCAAGGACTTGAAGCCCTGCGCCCAGCGAGCGGAAGTCGCCCCCCGCTCCGTGTCCGAGGGCCTGGGCTCCATCATCGTGGTGGTGGCCACGGACGCCCCGTTGCTGCCGCACCAGTTGGGCCGCATCGCCCGTCGCGTGCCGCTCGCCATCGGGAAGATGGGGGGCCTGGGCGAGGACTCCTCGGGTGACATCTTCCTGGCCTTCTCCACCCAGCCGACGAAGCCGCCCGCCGGGAGCCGGGTGGCGCAGGTGGGCTTCCTGGACAACGAGCACCTCAACCCGCTCTTCGAGGCGACGGTGCAGGCCACCCAGGAGGCCATCCTCAATGCCTTGCTCGCTGCGGAGACCCAGACGGGCGCCGATGGCGTCCGAGTCTTCGCGCTGCCACATGACCGGCTCACCCAGGCCCTGCGCAAGTACGGACGGCTGCCGCCCGCGCGTTGA
- the sitI6 gene encoding SitI6 family double-CXXCG motif immunity protein encodes MRYFIIEEDKAAGYTGSIDGTHKWGLPGVFRCPTCQSTWGDNSRAYPSVDLTPVASLADFEEVRAEPIEEYERLCALVRPLLPPDALPEPGMSLGPLVGRATGRFGALSSPWPWWLLLQREALEKLQAEGVRGLKGCPHQLHFRQRQPPELLELEFLDAGRLHPDCLPPDRKPPCARCGRERRTLPKSRLLDASTIPVHLDLFRLVDFSTVIVCTERFVDACQRLRLDGVAFQALPVR; translated from the coding sequence GTGCGTTACTTCATCATCGAGGAAGACAAGGCGGCAGGCTACACGGGCTCCATCGACGGCACTCACAAGTGGGGACTCCCAGGTGTCTTTCGTTGCCCCACCTGCCAGTCTACCTGGGGCGATAACTCCAGAGCATATCCCTCGGTGGACCTCACTCCAGTGGCTTCGCTCGCCGATTTCGAGGAGGTGCGCGCCGAGCCCATCGAGGAATATGAACGCTTGTGTGCGCTGGTCCGTCCCCTGCTCCCTCCAGACGCTCTGCCGGAACCAGGAATGTCGTTAGGACCCCTCGTGGGGCGAGCAACGGGGCGCTTTGGAGCGCTTTCATCTCCTTGGCCATGGTGGCTGTTGCTTCAACGCGAGGCCCTCGAAAAGCTCCAGGCCGAGGGAGTTCGAGGGCTCAAGGGTTGTCCTCATCAACTCCACTTCCGCCAGCGCCAGCCCCCCGAGTTGCTCGAACTGGAGTTTCTCGACGCGGGCCGTCTGCATCCAGACTGCCTGCCACCCGACCGCAAGCCGCCTTGCGCTCGCTGTGGTCGTGAAAGGCGGACCTTGCCCAAGAGCCGGTTGCTGGACGCCTCCACGATTCCCGTTCACCTCGACCTGTTCAGGTTGGTGGACTTCTCCACCGTCATTGTCTGTACCGAGCGCTTCGTCGACGCCTGCCAGCGACTGCGCCTGGATGGCGTCGCCTTCCAGGCTCTCCCGGTACGATGA
- the sitA6 gene encoding SitA6 family polymorphic toxin lipoprotein: protein MNGLRYWGDALAVLYVLLGACVTTPVPAQREGLAPTPMVSWEEARGDPACVIPSCDEAGCTLWRCQTLEEEDSAPVVLARGTVGLRPPPMAHPGRWWGRTLAAPTGVEPVFEIPWHHWNTRGQFARKARPLSCIPPPEPLEKHHIFPQQPELVNWFKLKQIDIHAYTIPLPRSFHAGLHSGGPQGGQWNQAWREFRKENIGATQEEIWQFAFTLMSRFGVNAQFVPYYCR, encoded by the coding sequence ATGAACGGCCTGCGTTATTGGGGAGACGCTCTTGCCGTGCTCTACGTCCTGCTGGGCGCTTGCGTCACCACGCCTGTCCCTGCGCAGCGGGAGGGCTTGGCGCCCACGCCTATGGTCTCGTGGGAAGAGGCCCGAGGAGACCCGGCGTGTGTCATTCCCTCCTGCGACGAGGCGGGCTGTACTCTCTGGCGCTGTCAGACGCTGGAGGAAGAAGACTCCGCGCCCGTGGTGTTGGCACGAGGCACGGTGGGCCTTCGTCCGCCCCCGATGGCTCATCCCGGTCGCTGGTGGGGACGTACTCTGGCCGCGCCCACGGGCGTGGAACCCGTCTTCGAGATTCCCTGGCACCACTGGAACACCCGCGGCCAATTCGCGCGCAAGGCGCGTCCCCTTTCCTGCATCCCGCCTCCAGAGCCCCTCGAGAAACACCACATCTTCCCTCAGCAACCAGAGTTGGTGAACTGGTTCAAGCTCAAGCAAATCGACATCCACGCCTACACCATTCCCCTCCCCAGAAGCTTCCACGCGGGACTTCACAGTGGTGGTCCACAAGGAGGACAGTGGAATCAGGCCTGGAGGGAATTCCGAAAGGAAAATATAGGAGCAACCCAGGAGGAGATCTGGCAGTTCGCGTTCACTCTCATGTCGAGATTCGGTGTGAATGCTCAGTTCGTGCCCTATTACTGCCGTTGA
- a CDS encoding thiolase family protein: MPGRVVIASAVRTPFTRASKGEFKDTRPDTLAALAIKEAVARVPSLKPEQVEDVILGCAMPEAEQGMNVARNASLLAGLPDTVPGMTINRFCSSGVQSIAQAAQAIQAGSIQVAVAGGTESMSMVPMGGNKVSANPEIMEKFPEVYTSMGATAENIASRYSVSREDADKFAYESQRKAATAREQGKFKDEIFPVTTTVYDEEGQAKQVTVSVDTILRPETTLEGLAKLRPAFNQKGVVTAGNASPLTDGAAAAVVMSEEKAKELGVKPLGYFVDFQVAGVPPEIMGVGPVPAVKKLLAKNNLKIEDIDVFELNEAFAAQALHCLRELGVPLEKANPNGGAIALGHPLGVSGARMVATILSELKRRNGRYGVVTMCIGGGMGAAALIERAK, encoded by the coding sequence ATGCCCGGTCGAGTCGTGATTGCCAGCGCGGTGCGTACCCCGTTCACCCGCGCGAGCAAGGGAGAGTTCAAGGATACCCGGCCCGATACGCTCGCGGCCCTCGCCATCAAGGAGGCCGTGGCGCGCGTGCCTTCCCTCAAGCCCGAGCAGGTCGAGGACGTCATCCTCGGCTGTGCCATGCCCGAGGCGGAGCAGGGGATGAACGTGGCGCGCAACGCCTCGCTCCTGGCGGGGCTGCCGGACACCGTGCCGGGGATGACCATCAACCGCTTCTGCTCGTCGGGCGTGCAGTCCATCGCCCAGGCGGCGCAGGCCATCCAGGCGGGGTCCATCCAGGTCGCCGTGGCCGGTGGCACCGAGTCCATGAGCATGGTGCCCATGGGCGGCAACAAGGTGAGCGCCAACCCGGAGATCATGGAGAAGTTCCCCGAGGTCTACACCTCCATGGGCGCCACCGCGGAGAACATCGCCTCGCGCTACAGCGTGTCGCGCGAGGACGCGGACAAGTTCGCCTACGAGAGCCAGCGCAAGGCGGCCACCGCGCGCGAGCAGGGCAAGTTCAAGGACGAGATCTTCCCCGTCACGACCACCGTGTACGACGAGGAGGGCCAGGCCAAGCAGGTGACGGTGTCCGTGGACACCATCCTGCGCCCGGAGACCACGCTGGAGGGGCTCGCCAAGCTGCGCCCCGCCTTCAACCAGAAGGGCGTGGTGACGGCCGGTAACGCCTCGCCGCTGACGGACGGCGCCGCCGCCGCGGTGGTGATGAGCGAGGAGAAGGCGAAGGAGCTGGGCGTCAAGCCGCTGGGCTACTTCGTGGACTTCCAGGTGGCAGGCGTGCCGCCGGAGATCATGGGCGTGGGCCCGGTGCCGGCGGTGAAGAAGCTCCTGGCGAAGAACAACCTCAAGATCGAGGACATCGACGTCTTCGAGCTCAACGAGGCCTTCGCGGCGCAGGCGCTGCACTGCCTGCGCGAGCTGGGCGTGCCCCTGGAGAAGGCCAACCCGAACGGCGGCGCCATCGCCCTGGGCCACCCGCTGGGTGTGTCCGGTGCGCGTATGGTCGCCACCATCCTGAGCGAGCTCAAGCGCCGTAATGGCCGCTACGGCGTGGTGACGATGTGCATCGGTGGCGGCATGGGCGCCGCCGCCCTCATCGAGCGCGCGAAGTAG